The DNA region GAGTGCGGCTCCTGCACGGTCCGTCTCGACGGCGTGCCGGTCTGTTCCTGCCTGGTCGCCGCCGGCCAGGTCGAGGGCCGCGAGGTCGTCACCGTCGAGGGGCTCGCCGAGTTCGCCAAGGAGCGCGAGGAGCACGGGCACGGTGGCGGCTGCGCCTCCGGCGCCTGCGGCACCTCGCTCGACGCGGCCAAGAAGTGGGAGGCGAAGCCCACGCAGGACTCGCAGACCGGCGAGGGCGTCGAACTGTCCCCGATCCAGCAGGCGTTCATCGACGCCGGCGCGGTCCAGTGCGGCTTCTGCACCCCGGGTCTGCTGGTCGCCGCCGACGAGATGCTGGAGCGCAACCCGTCCCCGACGGACGCGGACATCCGCGAGGCGCTCTCCGGCAACCTCTGCCGCTGCACCGGTTACGAGAAGATCCTCGACGCGGTCCGCCTGGCGGCCGCCCGCCAGGAACGTCAGGGAGAGGCGGTCTGATCATGGCTGGTACCACCACGGGCATCCCCCGCAACGTCACCCAGAACCACACCAAGGGCGGCGTCGGCGAGTCCACGCTCCGCCCCGACGGCACCCTCAAGGTCACCGGCGAGTTCGCCTACTCCTCGGACATGTGGCACGAGGAGATGCTCTGGGGCCAGGTCCTGCGCTCCACCGTCGCCCACGCCGAGATCGTGTCCATCGACACCTCCGAGGCCCTGGCCCTGTCCGGCGTCTACGCCGTCCTGACGGCCGACGACCTGCCGGCCGCCAAGAACTACGGCATGGAGTTCCAGGACACCCCCGTCCTGGCCTACGGCAAGGTCCGCCACCACGGCGAGCCGGTGGCCCTCGTGGCCGCCGACCACCCGGAGACCGCGCGCCGCGCCGCCGCCAAGATCAAGGTCGAGTACCGCGAGCTGCCCGTCATCACCGACGAGGCCTCGGCGACCGCGCCCGACGCGATCCTGGTCCACGAGAACCGCGACGACCACCACTCCGGCCACGTCCCGCACCCCAACATCGTGCACCGCCAGCCGATCATCCGCGGCAACGCGGCCGAGGCCGCCAAGCGCGCCGACGTGATCGTCAAGGGCGAGTACACCTTCGGCATGCAGGACCAGGCCTTCCTCGGCCCGGAGTCCGGCCTCGCCGTGCCCGCCGAGGACGGCGGCGTCGACCTGTACGTGGCCACCCAGTGGCTGCACTCGGACCTCAAGCAGATCGCCCCCTGCCTCGGCCTGCCCGAGGAGAAGGTCCGGATGACCATGGCCGGCGTCGGCGGCGCCTTCGGCGGCCGCGAGGACATCTCGATGCAGATCCTCGCCTCGGTGCTCGCGCTGCGCACCGACAAGCCGGTCAAGATGGTCTACAACCGCTACGAATCCTTCTTCGGGCACGTCCACCGGCACCCGGCCAAGCTCTACTACGAGCACGGCGCCACCAAGGACGGCAAGCTCACGCACATGAAGTGCAAGATCGTGCTCGACGGCGGCGCGTACGCGTCGTCCACGGCCTCGGTCGTCGGCAACGCCTCCTCCCTCTCGGTCGGCCCGTACGTCATCGACGACGTGGAGATCGAGGCGATCGGCCTCTACACCAACAACCCGCCCTGCGGCGCGATGCGCGGCTTCGGCGCGGTGCAGGCCTGCTTCGCGTACGAGGCGCAGATGGACAAGCTCGCGGCGAAGCTGGGCATGGACCCGGTGGAGTTCCGTCAGCTCAACGCCATGGAGCAGGGCACGATCATGCCCACCGGCCAGCCGGTGGACTCGCCGGCCCCGGTCGCCGAACTGCTTCGCCGGGTCAAGGCCCGTCCGCTGCCGCCGGAGCGCCAGTGGGAGACCGCCGGCGAGAGCGCGGACGTCCGCGCGCTGCCGGGCGGCCTGTCCAACACCACCCACGGTGAGGGCGTGGTGCGGGGCGTGGGCTACGCGGTCGGCATCAAGAACGTCGGCTTCTCCGAGGGCTTCGACGACTACTCGACGGCGAAGATCCGCATGGAGGTCATCAACGGCGAGGCCGTCGCGACCGTCCACACCGCCGCGGCCGAGGTCGGCCAGGGCGGCGTCACGATCCACGCGCAGATCGCCCGTACCGAGCTCGGCGTGCAGCAGGTCACCATCCACCCCGCCGACACCCAGGTGGGCTCGGCCGGTTCGACCTCCGCGGGCCGCCAGACGTACATGACCGGCGGCGCCATCAAGAACTCCTGCGAGCTCGTCCGCGAGAAGGTCCTGGAGATCGGCCGGCGCAAGTTCGGCTCGTACCACCCGGCCTGGGCGAGCGCCGAACTCCTCCTGGAGGGCGGCAAGGTCGTCACCGACGGCGGCGAGGCCCTCGCCTCCCTCGTGGACGTCCTGGAGGACGAGGTCGTCGAGATCGAGGAGGAGTGGCGGCACCGCCCCACGGAGGCCTTCGACCTCGTCACCGGCCAGGGCAACGGCCATGTGCAGTACGCCTTCGCGGCGCACCGCGCGGTCGTCGAGGTCGACACCGAGCTCGGCCTCGTCAAGGTGATCGAACTGGCCTGCGCCCAGGACGTCGGCAAGGCGGTCAACCCGCTCTCCGTCGTCGGCCAGATCCAGGGCGGCACCACCCAGGGCCTCGGCGTCGCGGTGATGGAGGAGATCATCGTCGACCCGAAGACCGCGAAGGTGCGCAACCCCTCCTTCACGGACTACCTGATCCCCACGATCCTCGACACGCCGACCATCCCGGTCGACTACCTCGAGCTGGCCGACCCGAACGCGCCGTACGGCGTGCGCGGCATCGGCGAGGCCCCGACCCTGTCGTCCACCCCGGCCGTCCTCGCGGCGATCCGGAACGCGACGGGCCTGGAGCTCAACAAGACGCCGGTCCGCCCCGAGCACCTGACCGGCACCCTCTAGGACCTCTCCGGACGGTGCGTGCCTCCCAGGAACGTCACACTTCCCTCCCGCCCGCACCGTCCGGGGACACCCCCACACCGCAGTACCCGCAGGAACCGCAGTACCAGCAGTGACAGCAGGAACCGCAGTACCGATTCACCCGTTCGTCTCGGGCCGTCCCCCGGGTCGTGCAGCCAACTTGATATCCCAAATCCCGCAATCCCCAACGCAGTACGCGGGTGCCCCTTTGAACCTTGGGAGTAGGCCCCATGACCCAGTCGTCAGTGGAGCCCAAGACCACGGCCGAGGACGCGGGCAACGGCTCGCGCAACCCCGCCGGCAGGTCTTGGCTCGACCGGTACTTTCACATCTCGGAGAGAGGATCCACCGTCGCGACGGAGATCCGCGGCGGCGTCACCACCTTCATGGCGATGGCGTACATTCTCCTGCTCAACCCCCTGATCCTCTCCGGCAAGGATGTCGACGGCAACGTCCTCAGCCAGCCCGCGCTGATCACCGCCACCGCCCTCTGCGCGGCGGCCACCACCCTCCTGATGGGTTTCTGGGGCAAGGTCCCGCTGGCCCTCGCCGCCGGCCTCAGCGTCTCCGGCGTGATGGCCTCGCAGGTCGTCCCGGTCATGACCTGGCCGCAGGCCATGGCCATGTCGATCGCCTACGGCGCCGTGATCTGTCTCCTGGTCGTCACCGGCCTGCGTGAGATGATCATGAACGCGATCCCCCTCGCGCTCAAGCACGCCATCACCATCGGCATCGGCCTCTTCATCGCCATCATCGGCTTCGTGAAGGCCGGCTTCGTCCACGAGAACCCCGCCCCCGGCGGCGGCCCCGTCTCGCTCGGCCCGGCCGGCGAGCTGGAGGGCTGGCCGGTCCTCATCTTCGCCTTCACGCTGCTGCTGATCTTCGCGCTGCAGTCCCGCAACATCCCCGGCGCGATCCTCATCGGCATCGTCACCGGCACCGTCGTCGCGGCCGTCCTCAACGCGGTCGCCGACATCCCGGCCAAGGCCTGGTTCTCCGGCGCCCCGGAGCTGCACGGCAGCGCCGTCTCCGCCCCGGACTTCTCGCTCATCGGCAACGTGGACTTCACGGGCTGGGGCGACGTCGGCTACATCACGATCACCATGATCGTCTTCACCCTGGTGCTCGCCGGCTTCTTCGACGCCATGGCGACCATCCTGGGTGTCGGCACCGAGGCCAAGCTCGCCGACGACAAGGGCCGCATGCCCGGTCTGTCCAAGGCCCTCTTCATCGACGGCGCCGGCGGCGTCCTCGGCGGTGCGGGCGGTGCCTCCGGCCAGACGGTCTTCGTCGAGTCCGCCACCGGCGTCGGCGAGGGCGCCCGTACCGGCCTGGCCTCCGTGGTCACCGGCGGATTCTTCGCCCTGTGCCTCTTCTTCACGCCGCTGACCGCGATCGTGCCGCAGGAGGTCGCCGCCGCGGCCCTGGTCGTCATCGGCTCGATGATGATGCAGAACGCCAAGCACGTGGACTGGAGCGACCGCTCCGTCGCCATCCCGGTGTTCCTCACCGTGGTCCTGATGCCCTTCACGTACACCATCACCACCGGTGTCGCGGCCGGCGTGATCTCCTACGTGGTGATCAAGTCCGCCCAGGGCAAGGCGCGGGAGGTCGGCGGCTTCATGTGGGCGCTGACCGCCGTCTTCATCGTCTACTTCGCCATCCATCCGATCGAGAGCTGGGTGGGCGTCGGCTGACGGGCCCCGGCCCGCAGCACTGGGTGACGCCGCCCTCCACACCCCATCCCCCTAGGAGTTCGAGATGCTGGACATCGCCGAAGAGCTGCACCGGTGGGTCGAGCAGGGACGCGAGTTCGCCGTCGCCACCGTGGTGGCGGTCGGCGGCAGCGCGCCCCGGCAGCCGGGCGCCGCGCTCGCCGTCGACACCGACGGCACGGCGATCGGATCGGTCTCCGGCGGATGTGTGGAGGGCGCCGTCTACGAGCTGTGCCAACAGGCGCTCGAAGACGGCCGGACCGTCGTCGAGCGCTTCGGCTACAGCGACGAGGACGCCTTCGCGGTCGGTCTGACCTGCGGCGGCATCATCGACATCCTCGTCACCCCGGTCCGCGGCGGGGTCTTCCCCGCCGCGCTCGCCGCCGCCGTCTCGGGGGAGGCGGCGGCGCTCGCCAGGATCGTCGGCGGCCCGGAGGACCTGTTGGGGCAGGCCCTCCTGGTCCGCCCCGACGGTTCGTACGAGGGCGGGCTCGGCGGGCACCCCGAGCTGGACCGCACCGCCGCGAGCGAGGCCCGCGCCATGCTCGACGCCGGCCGCACCGGCACCCTGGAGATCGGCGCCGACGGCAGCCGCTGCGGACAGCCGGTCACCCTCCTCGTCGAGTCCTCCGTCCCCGCCCCGCGCATGATCGTCTTCGGCGCGATCGACTTCGCGTCCGCGCTCGTCCGGGTCGGCAAGTTCCTCGGCTACCACGTCACCGTCTGCGACGCCCGGCCCGTCTTCGCGACGAAGCTCCGCTTCCCCGAGGCCGACGAGATCGTCGTCGAATGGCCCCACCGCTACCTGGAGTCCACACAGGTGGACGTCCGAACCGTGCTGTGCGTGCTCACCCACGACGCCAAGTTCGACGTCCCGCTGCTCCAGGTCGCCCTCCGTCTTCCCGTCGCCTATGTCGGCGCGATGGGCTCCCGCCGCACCCACGAGGACCGCAACAGGCGCCTGCGCGAGGTCGGCGTCACCGAGCTCGAACTCGCCCGCCTCCGCTCCCCGATCGGCCTCGACCTCGGCGCCCGTACGCCCGAGGAGACCGCGCTGTCCATCGGCGCCGAGATCGTCGCCAACCGGCGCGGCGGCAGCGGCGCCTCGCTGACCGGCGCGCACACCCCGATCCACCACGACGGCACGAGCGAGCCGGCCGGCCGCATAGGCTCGGTCGCCTGACCCGTACGCGTACCACCTGGCCCGTACGCGTACGAGCAGAGAGGGCACCCCGGATCCCCGGGGTGCCCTCTCTTCGTGTGTACGGGACCGGGGCCCCGCCTCAGGCCGGTTTCAGGCCGCCCGGGCTCAGGCCCGCCTTCTGCAGGCCGTGCAGGAGCAGCTCCGCGAGCTGCTCGTACGCGGCGGCGTCGGCCAGACCGGTCGCGGCGGCCACCTGGCGCTGCTGGATGCGGACCATCACGGAGGCGATCACATCGGCCGCGAAGGCCACGTGGACGTCCCGGAAGACCCCGGCCGTCACGCCCTCCTCGATCAGCTGCTGGACCCGTCCGGCGGCGGCCCGGGTGTTGCGCTCGTAGACCTCGGCGGCGGGCTCGAAGGCGGCCACGTCGTCGAAGAACTGCGGGGAGACCGGCGCCAGCTCGGCGGCCACGGCGCGCAGATACGCGGCAAGCCGTTCGGCCGGTCCCGTCGCGGCCGCGAGCACCGCCTCGACCCGGCCGGTGGCCCGCCGGAAGAAGTGCACGACGGCCGCTCTGACCAGCTGTTCCTTGCTGCCGGCCAGGCCGTAGAGGGTGCGCTTGGAGCAGTGCAGTTTGGCCGCCAGGTCGTCGAGCGTGAGCCGCGCGAAGCCCTCGCCGACCAGGAGCGCCACCAGCTCCTCGAAGAGCTCGGAGCGCCTGGCGGCGCCGCGGCCGGTGAGGCGGGGTGCGGCGGCGGAGGTCTCGATCACCCGAACAGTATGCCGGGTCGACCCGTTCGGGGGCTTGTGCCGTCACTCTGCTGCGCTACGCTAACCGGTACTGCCGTACCCCTCGCAGTACCGTTTCGCAGCATCGTCTGTGCCCGTCTGTGTCCTGATGGAGTCGCCATGGATGTCGACCGCCTGCTTCCCACCCCCGAGGCAGCGGACCTCATCGCCCTCACGCGGGAGATCGCCGACAAGGAGCTCGCCCCGCGCGTCGACGAGCACGAGGCCGCCGAGACGTATCCGGAGGGTCTGTTCGCGACCCTCGGCGAGGCCGGGCTGCTCGGCCTCGCCTACCCGGAGGAGTACGGCGGCGGGGGCCAGCCGTACGAGGTCTATCTGCAGGTCCTGGAGGAGCTGGCCGCCCGCTGGGCCGCCGTCGCCGTCGCCACCAGCGTCCACACCCTCGCCTGCCACCCGCTGCACGCCTTCGGCACCGCCGAGCAGAAGGAGCGCTGGCTGCCGGCCATGCTGGAGGGCCGCGAGATCGGCGGCTACAGCCTCTCCGAGCCGCAGGCCGGCTCCGACGCCGCCGCGCTCGCCTGCAAGGCCGAGCCCACCGAGGACGCCGAGGGCCGCGCCGCGTACCGCCTCACCGGCAACAAGGCCTGGATCACCCACGGCGGCCGGGCCGGCTTCTACGCCCTCTTCGCCCGCACCGCCCCCGGCAGCCATGGCATCTCCTGCTTCCTCGCGCCCGGCGAGACCGAGGGCCTCAGCTTCGGCAAGCCCGAGCGCAAGATGGGCCTCCAGGCCGTGCCCACCACCTCCGCCCACTGGGACGGCGCGGTGATAGGGGCCGATCGGCTGATCGGCGCCGAGGGCCAGGGCCTGCAGATCGCCTTCAGCGCCCTCGACAACGGGCGGCTCGGCATCGCCGCCTGCGCCACCGGCCTCGCCCAGGCCGCGCTGAGCGCCGCCGTCGCGTACGCCAACGAGCGCACCACCTTCGGCCGGAAGATCATCGACCACCAGGGTCTCGGCTTCCTGCTCGCCGACATGGCCGCCGCCGTGGACGCCGCCCGCGCCACCTACCTCGACGCGGCTCGCCGCCGCGACCTCGGCCGCCCCTTCAGCCGCCAGGCCAGCGCGGCGAAGCTGATCGCCACCGACACGGCGATGAAGGTCACCACGGACGCGGTCCAGGTCCTCGGCGGCTACGGCTACACGCGGGACTTCCCGGTCGAGCGCTACATGCGCGAGGCGAAGATCATGCAGATCTTCGAGGGGACCAACCAGATCCAGCGTCTGGTCATCAGCCGGGGCCTGACCGCCTGACGGCCTGACCGTCCGGCCGATTCCGGTTCCGGTTGCCGAGGTACCCCGCCGGGCGTACGCCGGAAGAGGGGATCCCGATCCGCAGGTCTCGGAGAGGAGTCCCATCATGCTCGGCGATCTGATCGGTGAGGAGCAGGGCCGGAGGACCGGTATCCGGGTGGTGTCGGTCGACGGCGGGCACCCGCACGTGGAGGTGTCCTTCGAGTCGACCGGCACGCTGCTCGGCGTGGCGGTCACGGACATCGGCACGTACGACTCGGTCATGGAGGCGGACGGCACGCTCTTCGGGGACGGCCAGGGCTGCAACATGACCGAGGACGGCGACATCATCACCTGGCACGGCACCGGCGTCGGCCGCCCGACCGAGTCCGGCGGCTTCACCTATCGCGGCTCGATCTTCTTCGAGACCGCCTCCGCGAAGTTCAGCCGGCTCAACGGGACCGCGGGCGTGT from Streptomyces fradiae includes:
- a CDS encoding TetR/AcrR family transcriptional regulator, whose translation is MIETSAAAPRLTGRGAARRSELFEELVALLVGEGFARLTLDDLAAKLHCSKRTLYGLAGSKEQLVRAAVVHFFRRATGRVEAVLAAATGPAERLAAYLRAVAAELAPVSPQFFDDVAAFEPAAEVYERNTRAAAGRVQQLIEEGVTAGVFRDVHVAFAADVIASVMVRIQQRQVAAATGLADAAAYEQLAELLLHGLQKAGLSPGGLKPA
- a CDS encoding XdhC family protein, coding for MLDIAEELHRWVEQGREFAVATVVAVGGSAPRQPGAALAVDTDGTAIGSVSGGCVEGAVYELCQQALEDGRTVVERFGYSDEDAFAVGLTCGGIIDILVTPVRGGVFPAALAAAVSGEAAALARIVGGPEDLLGQALLVRPDGSYEGGLGGHPELDRTAASEARAMLDAGRTGTLEIGADGSRCGQPVTLLVESSVPAPRMIVFGAIDFASALVRVGKFLGYHVTVCDARPVFATKLRFPEADEIVVEWPHRYLESTQVDVRTVLCVLTHDAKFDVPLLQVALRLPVAYVGAMGSRRTHEDRNRRLREVGVTELELARLRSPIGLDLGARTPEETALSIGAEIVANRRGGSGASLTGAHTPIHHDGTSEPAGRIGSVA
- a CDS encoding NCS2 family permease — its product is MTQSSVEPKTTAEDAGNGSRNPAGRSWLDRYFHISERGSTVATEIRGGVTTFMAMAYILLLNPLILSGKDVDGNVLSQPALITATALCAAATTLLMGFWGKVPLALAAGLSVSGVMASQVVPVMTWPQAMAMSIAYGAVICLLVVTGLREMIMNAIPLALKHAITIGIGLFIAIIGFVKAGFVHENPAPGGGPVSLGPAGELEGWPVLIFAFTLLLIFALQSRNIPGAILIGIVTGTVVAAVLNAVADIPAKAWFSGAPELHGSAVSAPDFSLIGNVDFTGWGDVGYITITMIVFTLVLAGFFDAMATILGVGTEAKLADDKGRMPGLSKALFIDGAGGVLGGAGGASGQTVFVESATGVGEGARTGLASVVTGGFFALCLFFTPLTAIVPQEVAAAALVVIGSMMMQNAKHVDWSDRSVAIPVFLTVVLMPFTYTITTGVAAGVISYVVIKSAQGKAREVGGFMWALTAVFIVYFAIHPIESWVGVG
- a CDS encoding acyl-CoA dehydrogenase family protein, yielding MDVDRLLPTPEAADLIALTREIADKELAPRVDEHEAAETYPEGLFATLGEAGLLGLAYPEEYGGGGQPYEVYLQVLEELAARWAAVAVATSVHTLACHPLHAFGTAEQKERWLPAMLEGREIGGYSLSEPQAGSDAAALACKAEPTEDAEGRAAYRLTGNKAWITHGGRAGFYALFARTAPGSHGISCFLAPGETEGLSFGKPERKMGLQAVPTTSAHWDGAVIGADRLIGAEGQGLQIAFSALDNGRLGIAACATGLAQAALSAAVAYANERTTFGRKIIDHQGLGFLLADMAAAVDAARATYLDAARRRDLGRPFSRQASAAKLIATDTAMKVTTDAVQVLGGYGYTRDFPVERYMREAKIMQIFEGTNQIQRLVISRGLTA
- a CDS encoding molybdopterin cofactor-binding domain-containing protein gives rise to the protein MAGTTTGIPRNVTQNHTKGGVGESTLRPDGTLKVTGEFAYSSDMWHEEMLWGQVLRSTVAHAEIVSIDTSEALALSGVYAVLTADDLPAAKNYGMEFQDTPVLAYGKVRHHGEPVALVAADHPETARRAAAKIKVEYRELPVITDEASATAPDAILVHENRDDHHSGHVPHPNIVHRQPIIRGNAAEAAKRADVIVKGEYTFGMQDQAFLGPESGLAVPAEDGGVDLYVATQWLHSDLKQIAPCLGLPEEKVRMTMAGVGGAFGGREDISMQILASVLALRTDKPVKMVYNRYESFFGHVHRHPAKLYYEHGATKDGKLTHMKCKIVLDGGAYASSTASVVGNASSLSVGPYVIDDVEIEAIGLYTNNPPCGAMRGFGAVQACFAYEAQMDKLAAKLGMDPVEFRQLNAMEQGTIMPTGQPVDSPAPVAELLRRVKARPLPPERQWETAGESADVRALPGGLSNTTHGEGVVRGVGYAVGIKNVGFSEGFDDYSTAKIRMEVINGEAVATVHTAAAEVGQGGVTIHAQIARTELGVQQVTIHPADTQVGSAGSTSAGRQTYMTGGAIKNSCELVREKVLEIGRRKFGSYHPAWASAELLLEGGKVVTDGGEALASLVDVLEDEVVEIEEEWRHRPTEAFDLVTGQGNGHVQYAFAAHRAVVEVDTELGLVKVIELACAQDVGKAVNPLSVVGQIQGGTTQGLGVAVMEEIIVDPKTAKVRNPSFTDYLIPTILDTPTIPVDYLELADPNAPYGVRGIGEAPTLSSTPAVLAAIRNATGLELNKTPVRPEHLTGTL
- a CDS encoding (2Fe-2S)-binding protein, which gives rise to MRVNFTVNGRPQEADDVWEGESLLYVLRERLGLPGSKNACEQGECGSCTVRLDGVPVCSCLVAAGQVEGREVVTVEGLAEFAKEREEHGHGGGCASGACGTSLDAAKKWEAKPTQDSQTGEGVELSPIQQAFIDAGAVQCGFCTPGLLVAADEMLERNPSPTDADIREALSGNLCRCTGYEKILDAVRLAAARQERQGEAV